One Agrobacterium vitis genomic window carries:
- a CDS encoding ParB/RepB/Spo0J family partition protein, whose translation MSELADSIEAHGLIQNLTVRKAKKGDKFEVVAGARRLAALRLLVKEGIYNKLVEIPCKILDAESDAEISLAENTQREAMHIVDEILGYRQLTEDGMTPETIAARFGQSVATVRQRLKLANLSPRILDAMREDELTVEQAKALALSDDHAEQESVWFERDHWSRQPQNLRSLLTREHVPSRDRLARFVGIETYEAAGGGIVRDLFDEDGTTFLTDRALLVKLATEKLEQAAKPLEIQGWKWIEISLDPSIVYSGGYGRIHAEARELTPDEQAELATLGETFDDLSAKIEAYAEGDPQIDADEARLYETEQKIDAIRDAAKSYDPAELALAGCIVTVAHNGTLQVAEGYVKAEDRAAIARLQDGEEGQVTDDTDALPAAAQVEPETGYSATLIEEMTAIRTAALRVELVNRPEIALASILYPLVAKVFYDGPSFWRVQSAIEIDGQAKDLAPSIKEPEACRALVEWTDIKERWADHIPGNPGDLWEWLLEQPMDRLTDLLAVVAAANLNAVNAKHDHSRDRLNHAGDVATALKLDMHQHWTPEAAFLSRLSKAQLGEVMTEAGCAGDAVKAIGKAQKAEAVALAETALQGKTWLPAQFRASNEEQAH comes from the coding sequence ATCTCCGAACTGGCCGACAGCATCGAGGCGCATGGTCTTATCCAGAACCTCACCGTCAGGAAGGCCAAGAAGGGCGACAAGTTTGAGGTGGTCGCCGGAGCCCGCCGTCTTGCGGCGCTGCGTCTGTTGGTCAAGGAGGGCATCTATAACAAGCTCGTGGAAATCCCCTGCAAAATTCTTGATGCCGAAAGCGATGCGGAAATCTCGTTGGCCGAAAACACCCAGCGTGAGGCTATGCACATCGTCGATGAGATTCTTGGCTACCGTCAACTGACCGAGGACGGCATGACGCCTGAAACCATCGCCGCCCGTTTCGGGCAATCCGTCGCCACCGTGCGCCAGCGCCTGAAACTCGCCAATCTCTCCCCTCGAATTCTGGACGCCATGCGCGAGGACGAACTGACCGTTGAGCAGGCGAAGGCCTTGGCGCTCAGCGATGACCATGCCGAGCAGGAAAGCGTCTGGTTCGAGCGTGACCATTGGAGCCGCCAGCCGCAGAACCTGCGATCGCTTCTCACCCGAGAGCATGTGCCGAGCCGCGACCGGCTGGCCCGCTTCGTCGGCATCGAGACTTACGAGGCAGCAGGCGGCGGGATCGTCCGCGATCTGTTTGATGAAGACGGCACAACGTTCTTGACCGACCGCGCATTGCTGGTGAAGCTTGCGACGGAAAAGCTGGAACAGGCGGCAAAACCCCTTGAAATTCAGGGGTGGAAATGGATAGAGATCAGCCTTGATCCGTCCATCGTCTATAGTGGAGGATATGGCCGTATCCATGCCGAGGCGCGGGAACTAACCCCCGACGAGCAGGCCGAGCTTGCCACTCTGGGCGAAACCTTCGATGACCTTTCCGCCAAGATCGAGGCCTATGCCGAGGGCGATCCGCAGATCGACGCCGACGAGGCGCGGCTTTATGAGACCGAGCAGAAGATCGATGCCATCCGGGACGCCGCCAAATCCTACGATCCGGCAGAACTGGCGCTAGCCGGGTGCATCGTCACCGTAGCACATAACGGCACCCTGCAGGTCGCCGAGGGTTATGTGAAGGCCGAGGACCGGGCCGCAATTGCCCGCCTGCAGGATGGCGAGGAAGGGCAAGTAACTGACGACACCGACGCCCTGCCCGCCGCGGCGCAGGTCGAACCTGAAACCGGATATTCCGCAACCCTTATCGAGGAAATGACGGCAATCCGCACCGCCGCGCTGCGCGTTGAACTGGTCAACCGCCCGGAGATCGCCCTTGCCTCCATCCTGTACCCACTGGTCGCCAAGGTGTTTTATGATGGGCCAAGCTTCTGGCGCGTCCAATCCGCCATCGAAATCGACGGACAGGCCAAAGACCTCGCCCCGTCGATCAAGGAGCCGGAAGCATGCCGCGCCCTTGTCGAATGGACTGATATCAAGGAGCGATGGGCCGATCATATCCCCGGCAATCCCGGCGATCTGTGGGAATGGCTGCTGGAACAGCCGATGGATCGGCTGACCGATCTGCTGGCCGTGGTGGCGGCGGCGAACCTCAATGCCGTCAACGCCAAGCACGATCACAGCCGCGACCGGCTGAACCATGCCGGTGATGTAGCAACCGCGCTCAAGCTCGACATGCACCAGCACTGGACGCCGGAAGCAGCTTTCCTGTCGCGTCTGTCGAAGGCGCAGCTGGGTGAGGTGATGACGGAGGCGGGTTGCGCCGGTGATGCCGTGAAGGCCATCGGCAAGGCGCAGAAGGCCGAGGCCGTGGCGCTGGCAGAGACAGCATTGCAGGGGAAGACATGGCTTCCGGCTCAATTCCGCGCAAGTAACGAGGAGCAGGCACATTGA
- a CDS encoding ribbon-helix-helix protein, CopG family, which yields MSRLEHTTTAERVTAHRARLREAGRVYVSTDLPTDLVDCLDKIKTARGMASRAQLFEEALRLLIEKEAGA from the coding sequence ATGAGTCGTTTGGAACATACCACCACTGCGGAAAGAGTGACTGCACATCGTGCGCGTTTGCGCGAAGCTGGTCGCGTTTATGTAAGTACGGATCTGCCGACGGATCTGGTGGACTGTCTTGATAAGATCAAGACAGCACGTGGGATGGCCTCACGGGCTCAGTTGTTCGAAGAAGCACTCAGGTTGTTGATTGAAAAGGAAGCAGGGGCATAA
- a CDS encoding helix-turn-helix domain-containing protein encodes MFEQLGAVLTGAPAERERTPVRRQSRAAGKCEAVFWRRTNSQDVRKIVLAARRYELAGRQPGSRNGPLGGVAIELLELFANLVNFRTGRLDPSIETLMRYLRRSRDAIVRALKALRQHGFLDWLRRYIPTGNQGRGPQVQQTSNAYRLSLPARALRLLGRMGIAPPPPEDHAHAIEVRAAEIDAHRKSLPMNELALFEIGDNPLGQALARLGRSISLRESARQTESPSSSIKDRER; translated from the coding sequence ATGTTTGAACAATTAGGGGCCGTGCTCACAGGAGCACCGGCCGAGCGCGAGCGCACGCCCGTTCGCAGACAATCCCGCGCGGCCGGAAAGTGCGAAGCCGTCTTCTGGCGGCGCACCAATAGCCAGGACGTTCGTAAGATCGTGCTGGCGGCACGACGCTACGAACTGGCTGGCCGACAGCCGGGATCCCGCAATGGTCCGCTCGGCGGCGTGGCGATCGAATTGCTGGAGCTGTTCGCCAATCTCGTGAACTTCCGAACAGGCAGGCTCGATCCATCGATCGAGACCCTGATGCGCTATCTCAGGCGTTCGCGTGATGCGATCGTGCGGGCGCTGAAGGCTTTACGCCAGCATGGGTTCCTCGACTGGCTCCGGCGCTACATCCCGACCGGCAACCAAGGTCGCGGCCCGCAGGTTCAGCAGACTAGCAATGCTTATCGCCTGTCCCTGCCAGCGCGCGCCTTGCGGCTTCTTGGCCGTATGGGCATAGCCCCTCCGCCACCAGAGGATCATGCGCATGCCATTGAGGTGCGAGCTGCCGAAATCGACGCCCATCGTAAGAGCCTCCCCATGAATGAACTGGCCTTGTTCGAGATTGGCGACAATCCCCTGGGACAGGCTCTTGCACGGCTTGGCAGATCAATCAGTTTACGTGAGTCCGCCAGACAGACTGAATCCCCATCTAGTTCTATTAAAGATAGAGAAAGATAA
- a CDS encoding helix-turn-helix domain-containing protein: MTTKAKTPSRLRLEILELANEMRANDTLDEADFRKITLREFAEAAPTAAPLTADDIRALREDAHMSQAVFAKYLNLTAGHLSQMERGLKRPTGPALALLNVIRRKGIEVVL, from the coding sequence ATGACAACGAAGGCTAAGACGCCATCCCGGCTAAGACTCGAAATCCTTGAGCTTGCCAACGAAATGCGTGCAAACGACACCCTGGATGAGGCCGATTTCCGTAAAATCACGTTGCGTGAATTCGCGGAGGCCGCCCCGACGGCCGCTCCCCTTACGGCAGATGACATCAGGGCGCTGCGGGAAGACGCGCACATGAGCCAGGCCGTATTTGCGAAATACCTCAATCTGACCGCTGGCCACCTCTCCCAAATGGAGCGTGGCCTGAAGCGGCCCACCGGCCCGGCCTTGGCACTGCTGAATGTGATCCGCCGCAAAGGCATAGAAGTGGTTCTATAA
- a CDS encoding type II toxin-antitoxin system RelE/ParE family toxin produces the protein MQIYKTKIFARFVRRENVPDESLIDATYRANQGLIDADLGGGLIKQRVARPGQGRSGGYRTILLFRAGDIAIFLAGFAKSERANITDDDLEDLKTIAKQWLTDPKRIEKDLAAGILNEVQHDNEG, from the coding sequence GTGCAGATTTACAAGACGAAGATTTTTGCCCGTTTTGTGCGCCGGGAAAACGTCCCTGACGAAAGTCTTATCGACGCAACGTACCGAGCTAATCAAGGTTTGATAGATGCCGATCTCGGTGGTGGCCTCATCAAGCAAAGGGTTGCTCGCCCTGGGCAAGGGCGAAGCGGCGGGTATCGAACGATACTGCTTTTTCGAGCAGGGGACATTGCCATCTTTCTCGCAGGCTTTGCGAAGAGCGAGCGTGCGAACATTACCGATGATGATCTCGAAGACCTGAAAACAATCGCCAAACAATGGCTCACAGATCCAAAACGTATCGAAAAGGATCTTGCCGCTGGAATTCTGAACGAGGTGCAACATGACAACGAAGGCTAA
- a CDS encoding AAA family ATPase: protein MPVISLVSSKGGVGKTTSAVVLASEFSAAGRKVVLIDADPNKPLDAWSRLRPLPENLRVVMDDSAETIIDTIEDARATSDFVIVDLEGTATDRIGFAVARSDLVLIPLQSSVLDAAEAAKSVKLVRQMWRVANREIPYRVFFTRVPPAIRERTARDIEQQFTGAAIPVLPATLIDRAAYRTLFSVGGTLQDLETSDVSGLKSARENARDYAQAVINALRGGGA from the coding sequence ATGCCTGTGATATCTCTTGTATCCAGCAAGGGCGGCGTTGGTAAAACAACATCTGCCGTCGTCTTGGCTAGCGAATTTTCCGCCGCTGGGCGAAAGGTCGTATTGATCGACGCTGACCCTAACAAACCATTGGATGCATGGTCGCGACTACGGCCGTTACCTGAAAACCTGCGCGTCGTGATGGATGACTCGGCAGAAACCATTATTGACACTATCGAAGATGCCCGGGCTACCTCAGATTTTGTGATTGTTGACCTTGAAGGCACCGCCACCGACCGCATCGGTTTTGCTGTAGCGCGGTCAGATTTGGTGTTAATCCCGCTACAAAGTTCTGTTCTTGACGCTGCAGAAGCTGCAAAATCGGTCAAACTGGTACGGCAAATGTGGAGGGTCGCAAATCGGGAAATTCCCTATCGCGTTTTCTTCACGCGAGTTCCTCCAGCCATCCGTGAACGCACAGCTCGCGATATTGAACAGCAATTCACTGGCGCTGCCATCCCGGTACTCCCGGCTACGCTGATAGATCGAGCCGCGTATCGAACATTGTTCTCCGTCGGGGGGACGCTTCAAGATCTAGAAACGAGCGATGTGTCTGGCTTGAAAAGTGCAAGGGAAAATGCGCGGGACTATGCGCAGGCCGTCATCAATGCCTTGAGGGGAGGGGGCGCATGA
- a CDS encoding stability/partitioning determinant → MTGDEKKRATLDFGDLETPPAPPVDTKAVKEATRAAGFRETPKATEPVASNQVRPARRVRRKTGRTEQFATRLRGNTIDAIHAYADQHEITLAETIERAMDALHRHKPE, encoded by the coding sequence ATGACTGGGGATGAAAAAAAACGCGCGACGTTAGATTTTGGTGATTTGGAAACGCCACCAGCCCCGCCAGTTGATACAAAGGCGGTAAAGGAGGCAACCCGTGCGGCAGGCTTTCGCGAGACCCCGAAAGCAACGGAGCCAGTTGCGTCCAATCAGGTAAGACCCGCACGAAGAGTGCGGCGTAAGACCGGTCGAACCGAGCAGTTCGCTACGCGGCTTCGCGGGAATACCATCGACGCAATTCATGCCTATGCAGATCAGCATGAAATCACCCTCGCAGAAACTATCGAACGCGCCATGGATGCCTTGCATCGACATAAGCCCGAGTAA
- a CDS encoding antitoxin VbhA family protein — MEIALQQVGPDRSPEAIKRRRSAADQARAMNIRQGYVHDAFLEECTEKYVQGEISREDYRDTIRRPANL, encoded by the coding sequence ATGGAGATTGCCTTGCAACAAGTTGGCCCGGATCGATCACCGGAAGCTATTAAACGTCGCCGTAGCGCGGCCGATCAGGCTCGCGCGATGAACATCCGGCAAGGTTATGTCCATGATGCTTTTCTCGAGGAATGCACCGAGAAATACGTTCAAGGCGAGATCAGCCGCGAAGACTACCGGGACACGATCAGACGGCCTGCCAATCTCTGA
- a CDS encoding type IV secretory system conjugative DNA transfer family protein has translation MRLVKAYTAMFRRAFTSPGWALSALIWTAFSKKGIKFLVIYFFAIIAAGIWLGGKMGEMGFEPKSLGATVFDIAFTLSIPLLPLIIFAPLVLLHFGDEPSDTHGSARFATAKEVAPLTRADSGLLIGRDSKTGKLLRYEGPAHLLTMAPTRTGKGVGTIIPNLLTADRSVICIDPKGENARIAGRAREKFGPVHILDPFGVAGRPSAAFNPLDALDPYGIDVAEDASTLADALVFDEPGMAGEAHWNEEAKALIAGLILKIVAVEPPGRRHLGTLREYLTLAPDSFAALLKRMQDSTDINGLIARAANRHLGKSDREGAGVLSAAQRHTHFLDSPRMTTVLGRSDFTFADLKTRNATVFLVLPPDRLSTYSRWLRLLVTQSLTDMARDPARPAVPVLYLLDEFAALGHLAPVERAMGLMAGYGVQLWPILQDVHQLRATYGQRAGTFLSNAGVLQIFGVNDHDSARLVSDLLGQETVVFQTMARALDSQNSGISVSQHHTARPLLTPDEVRNLPQNLELLFLAGQRSIVAAKLAYYADPEFKGAFDPA, from the coding sequence ATGAGATTGGTCAAAGCTTATACCGCGATGTTCCGCAGGGCCTTCACAAGTCCGGGTTGGGCGCTATCCGCTTTGATCTGGACGGCTTTTTCGAAGAAGGGGATAAAGTTTCTAGTCATCTACTTCTTTGCCATCATTGCTGCCGGCATATGGCTTGGTGGCAAGATGGGTGAGATGGGCTTTGAACCAAAATCGCTAGGGGCGACGGTTTTCGACATTGCGTTTACGTTGAGCATTCCCCTCTTGCCGCTCATCATTTTTGCCCCGCTTGTGTTGCTTCATTTTGGAGACGAACCGAGTGACACGCACGGCTCTGCCCGTTTCGCCACCGCCAAGGAAGTGGCTCCCCTCACCCGCGCCGATAGCGGCCTGCTGATCGGCCGCGACAGCAAGACGGGCAAGTTGCTCCGCTACGAGGGGCCAGCTCACCTGTTGACCATGGCTCCGACACGAACAGGCAAAGGCGTCGGCACGATCATTCCGAACCTGCTAACTGCTGATCGATCGGTGATCTGCATCGACCCCAAGGGCGAAAATGCCAGAATAGCCGGACGCGCCCGTGAGAAGTTCGGACCAGTCCATATCCTTGACCCCTTCGGTGTCGCGGGCAGGCCCTCGGCCGCCTTCAATCCACTCGATGCTCTCGACCCCTATGGCATCGACGTCGCGGAAGACGCCAGTACACTTGCAGATGCTCTCGTTTTCGATGAACCAGGAATGGCGGGCGAAGCGCACTGGAACGAAGAGGCCAAGGCCCTGATTGCCGGACTGATCCTCAAGATTGTCGCGGTAGAACCACCGGGTCGTCGTCATCTGGGGACCCTGCGCGAATACCTGACGCTCGCACCGGACAGCTTTGCAGCCCTCCTGAAGCGAATGCAGGACAGCACCGACATCAATGGTCTGATCGCCCGCGCGGCCAATCGCCACCTTGGCAAGTCCGATCGCGAGGGTGCCGGCGTGCTATCGGCGGCCCAGCGCCACACCCACTTCCTCGATAGCCCCCGAATGACGACAGTCCTCGGACGCTCAGATTTTACATTCGCTGATCTGAAAACACGCAACGCCACGGTATTTCTGGTGTTGCCGCCCGACCGACTTTCTACCTACTCCAGATGGCTGCGCCTGCTCGTCACCCAAAGTCTAACCGATATGGCCCGCGATCCGGCAAGGCCTGCTGTGCCTGTCCTATATCTGCTTGATGAGTTCGCAGCTCTCGGCCACCTTGCTCCCGTAGAGCGTGCTATGGGCCTCATGGCCGGATACGGCGTCCAACTCTGGCCGATCCTGCAAGATGTCCACCAGCTACGCGCTACGTACGGACAACGCGCCGGTACATTCCTGTCGAATGCTGGGGTCCTTCAGATTTTCGGCGTCAACGATCACGACAGCGCCCGCCTGGTCTCCGATCTGCTCGGGCAGGAAACGGTTGTTTTTCAAACTATGGCGCGGGCGCTAGATTCACAAAATTCCGGTATCTCCGTCAGCCAACACCACACGGCCCGACCGCTCCTCACCCCGGATGAGGTGCGCAACTTGCCGCAAAATCTCGAACTGCTGTTCCTTGCCGGCCAACGGTCGATTGTCGCAGCCAAGCTAGCCTATTATGCTGATCCCGAGTTCAAGGGTGCGTTCGATCCGGCATGA
- a CDS encoding mobilization protein: MARKSIEERLAQLDAQKKALQQRLAKQERNNDTRRKVLLGALVLHRLENGKDEFSKNLGEWLRRELPGFLTRDLDKALFADLLSVPSSAPNLMEEERIP; encoded by the coding sequence ATGGCTCGTAAATCGATAGAGGAACGCCTGGCACAACTAGATGCGCAAAAAAAGGCCTTGCAGCAGCGGCTTGCCAAGCAGGAACGCAACAACGACACGCGCCGCAAGGTGCTGCTCGGGGCGCTCGTCCTGCACCGCCTCGAGAACGGCAAGGATGAATTCTCAAAGAACCTGGGTGAATGGCTGCGACGCGAACTACCCGGCTTCCTCACCCGCGATCTCGACAAGGCGCTGTTTGCTGATCTCCTGAGCGTGCCAAGCTCTGCGCCCAACTTGATGGAAGAGGAGCGCATCCCATGA
- the traA gene encoding Ti-type conjugative transfer relaxase TraA — protein sequence MAIFYCQMSVISRSSGRSAVAAIAYRAAEKITNERDGLTHDYSRRDGVKHSEIILPEGVTAEWAQDRSALWNAAEAAEKRVDARVAREFVLALPHELNSEKRLELTREFAQDLADRYGAAVDFAIHAPHSASDVRNHHAHVLMTTRQVDERGFGAKTYMELANKELLPRDLPTTQMQLVDVRRSWEQMANRELAEAGLDVRIDHRSHSERGIEIEPTEHMGVHATQMQRKGLSVSRSRLDEDAAKRNADLIREKPEQVLTLISNEKSVFDRHDIARTLHRYIDGDPQEFQNAFASVMASKSLVELQGERGDPETGEVSLARYSTREMVETEGAMARSADMLQRARSHDVDRHHVDRSLEKQDRAIQAAFGYHSSQAGPAPGLSDEQRRAIEHITGPERIAAVVGFAGAGKSTMLDAAREAWEAQGYTVHGAALSGKAAEGLEEASGIQSRTLASWDINWQNEKRQLGRGDVFVIDEAGMVGSRQLARFIGEAEQRGAKIVLVGDHEQLQAIGAGAPFRAIAEKIGHAELTDIRRQREDWQREASVAFATHKTAEGLAAYRDNGNIHFEADRDETRAAIVRDYLADREQRPEGSRVAMAHRRVDVRAINDGIRSELQDRGELARARAGDGVGGQKAIGEPESAKAFSYQTDDGKREFAEGDRIVFLQNDRDLGVKNGMLGKVAAVEPTAIHVELDGKSAEPGVEAGFVRIDTNTYQSFDHGYATTIHKNQGATVDRAFVLASGTMDRHLTYVAMTRHRDGAQLYAAQDEFAGRNAGKLVEHGVAPYEHKAGNRDSYFVTLENDQRQRHTTWGVGLEQAMKEAAPEIGARIGLEHVGSETVRLPNGQTAERNSWKVQDAGELAYAQLESRLSRSGAKETTLDYTRDFAERRDIAEQFGVRSEIELAPAQKLGQENSSRTAHRVREVQDRSISERSAYEERTASRADPDPRGEGITPDQQPQRRSMLSGLKLGRGTSGEPKPAQERVEGGEDRAQPKASKRSMFAGLKLNANRSASQERDDGLESRKAAPEPDALTNRIRQPSGFEQPVDRFARAWTAMDKMDGQGLPVLESQKTEFRQACLGLDQQRSGMSSLMISAMQYDPQASRAMKELSGRERVGELVAGVEREKAAQADPTVRADRLIHRWQELQEERQGLRGWQHDEARGNVEGQMRQVTGAIERDPPVESIVRSRAQEIGIKHVGQGQNIANAMEQQLSRGRSQGLER from the coding sequence TTGGCCATCTTCTATTGCCAGATGTCTGTTATCTCCCGTTCGTCCGGCCGAAGCGCCGTTGCGGCGATCGCTTATCGTGCAGCCGAGAAGATCACCAACGAGCGCGACGGGCTGACGCATGATTATTCGAGGCGTGACGGCGTCAAGCATTCAGAGATTATATTGCCCGAAGGGGTGACTGCGGAATGGGCGCAGGATCGTTCGGCGTTGTGGAATGCAGCGGAGGCAGCAGAGAAACGCGTTGACGCGCGTGTCGCTCGAGAATTCGTGTTGGCGCTTCCGCATGAGCTCAATTCCGAAAAACGTCTGGAGCTGACGCGGGAGTTCGCGCAGGATCTGGCGGATCGTTATGGTGCTGCGGTAGATTTTGCGATCCATGCGCCGCATTCGGCGAGCGACGTTCGCAACCATCATGCACATGTGTTGATGACAACGAGGCAGGTGGACGAGCGGGGCTTTGGCGCGAAGACCTATATGGAGCTTGCCAATAAGGAGTTGCTGCCGCGCGACCTCCCGACGACGCAGATGCAGCTTGTCGATGTACGGCGTTCCTGGGAGCAAATGGCGAACCGGGAATTGGCGGAAGCTGGTCTGGATGTGCGGATCGATCATCGGTCGCATTCGGAACGAGGGATCGAGATCGAGCCGACAGAGCATATGGGCGTGCATGCGACACAGATGCAGCGCAAGGGTTTGTCGGTTTCGCGGTCGCGTCTGGATGAGGATGCAGCGAAGCGAAATGCCGATCTGATTCGGGAGAAGCCGGAACAGGTTCTGACGCTGATCAGTAATGAGAAGAGCGTGTTTGACCGGCACGACATTGCGCGGACACTGCATCGTTACATCGACGGCGACCCGCAGGAATTCCAGAATGCATTCGCGTCGGTGATGGCGTCAAAGTCTCTTGTGGAACTGCAGGGCGAGCGCGGCGATCCGGAGACTGGCGAGGTTTCGCTTGCGCGGTATTCGACGCGGGAAATGGTAGAGACGGAAGGGGCGATGGCCCGCAGCGCGGATATGTTGCAACGGGCGCGAAGCCATGACGTTGATCGTCATCATGTCGATCGCTCGCTTGAGAAGCAGGACAGAGCCATTCAGGCGGCCTTCGGCTATCATTCTTCACAGGCAGGGCCAGCGCCGGGACTATCTGACGAGCAGCGGCGTGCCATCGAGCATATCACCGGGCCGGAGCGGATCGCGGCTGTTGTCGGTTTCGCTGGCGCTGGAAAATCCACCATGCTGGATGCCGCGCGCGAGGCGTGGGAGGCTCAGGGTTATACGGTTCATGGCGCAGCACTTTCGGGCAAGGCGGCCGAAGGGCTTGAGGAGGCATCCGGCATCCAGAGTCGTACATTGGCGTCATGGGATATCAACTGGCAGAACGAGAAGCGGCAGCTGGGCCGCGGCGACGTGTTTGTCATCGATGAGGCCGGCATGGTGGGAAGCCGACAGCTCGCCCGGTTCATCGGAGAGGCGGAGCAGCGCGGTGCAAAGATCGTTCTTGTTGGCGACCATGAGCAGCTGCAGGCGATCGGGGCAGGCGCACCCTTCCGCGCCATCGCCGAGAAGATCGGCCATGCAGAACTTACCGACATTCGCCGTCAGCGCGAGGACTGGCAGCGGGAGGCTTCTGTTGCCTTCGCCACTCACAAGACCGCTGAAGGGTTGGCGGCGTACCGGGATAACGGGAACATTCACTTTGAGGCTGACCGGGATGAGACGCGAGCGGCGATCGTGCGCGACTATCTTGCCGATCGTGAGCAGCGTCCGGAGGGCAGCCGTGTCGCCATGGCGCATCGCCGCGTCGACGTGCGGGCGATCAATGATGGCATTCGAAGCGAGCTGCAGGATCGTGGCGAGTTGGCGCGTGCGCGCGCCGGTGACGGTGTTGGAGGTCAAAAAGCCATTGGCGAGCCGGAAAGCGCCAAAGCTTTCAGCTACCAGACCGATGACGGCAAGCGTGAGTTTGCCGAGGGCGACCGCATCGTATTCCTGCAGAATGATCGCGATCTTGGTGTCAAGAACGGCATGTTGGGGAAGGTAGCTGCCGTCGAGCCGACCGCAATACATGTCGAGCTCGACGGCAAAAGTGCCGAACCGGGCGTAGAAGCCGGTTTCGTCAGGATAGACACCAATACTTACCAAAGCTTTGATCACGGCTACGCGACGACGATTCATAAAAATCAGGGGGCGACGGTCGATCGCGCCTTCGTGCTGGCGTCCGGGACGATGGACCGGCACCTGACCTATGTCGCCATGACCCGCCATCGTGATGGTGCGCAGCTCTATGCGGCACAAGACGAGTTCGCTGGCCGAAATGCTGGCAAGCTGGTTGAGCATGGCGTTGCTCCTTACGAACACAAGGCCGGGAACCGGGACAGCTATTTCGTGACGTTGGAAAACGACCAGAGGCAACGTCACACCACATGGGGTGTCGGTCTTGAGCAGGCCATGAAAGAGGCCGCGCCGGAGATCGGTGCAAGGATCGGACTGGAACATGTCGGATCGGAGACGGTGCGGTTGCCAAATGGCCAGACAGCCGAGCGGAATTCATGGAAGGTGCAGGATGCCGGCGAGCTGGCCTATGCGCAGCTTGAAAGTCGTCTGTCGCGATCCGGGGCGAAGGAAACGACACTGGATTACACACGCGACTTTGCCGAGCGGCGCGACATTGCCGAGCAGTTCGGGGTTCGCAGCGAGATCGAACTTGCTCCTGCCCAAAAGCTGGGGCAGGAAAACTCTTCCCGTACGGCCCATCGTGTGCGGGAGGTTCAGGATCGGTCCATCAGCGAGCGTTCTGCTTACGAGGAGCGGACTGCCTCGCGGGCCGATCCTGATCCGAGGGGCGAGGGCATCACTCCCGACCAGCAGCCACAGCGCCGCAGCATGTTGTCAGGGCTGAAGCTCGGACGCGGCACGTCGGGAGAACCCAAACCTGCTCAAGAGAGAGTGGAGGGGGGCGAGGACCGCGCGCAGCCGAAAGCTTCCAAGCGCAGCATGTTTGCCGGTCTCAAGCTTAATGCCAATCGCAGCGCCTCCCAGGAGCGGGATGACGGACTGGAAAGCAGGAAGGCCGCACCCGAGCCTGATGCGCTGACTAACCGCATTCGTCAGCCGTCGGGATTTGAGCAACCAGTCGACCGCTTCGCTCGCGCCTGGACCGCGATGGACAAGATGGACGGCCAAGGCCTTCCGGTTCTGGAGAGCCAGAAAACCGAATTCCGGCAAGCCTGCCTTGGGCTTGATCAGCAGCGGTCAGGCATGTCCAGTTTGATGATCTCGGCCATGCAGTACGATCCGCAGGCCAGCCGCGCCATGAAGGAGCTTTCCGGCCGGGAGCGCGTCGGCGAGCTCGTTGCCGGCGTGGAAAGGGAAAAAGCCGCCCAGGCCGATCCAACCGTGCGCGCCGATAGGCTGATCCATCGCTGGCAGGAGTTGCAGGAAGAGCGTCAGGGCCTGCGTGGCTGGCAACACGATGAGGCGCGTGGCAATGTCGAGGGGCAGATGCGCCAGGTCACTGGTGCGATCGAGCGGGATCCACCGGTGGAATCCATCGTGCGCAGCCGCGCGCAAGAAATCGGCATCAAGCATGTCGGCCAAGGACAGAACATTGCCAACGCCATGGAGCAGCAGCTTTCGCGCGGGCGTAGTCAGGGGCTTGAACGATAG